Proteins from a single region of Sebastes umbrosus isolate fSebUmb1 chromosome 8, fSebUmb1.pri, whole genome shotgun sequence:
- the grsf1 gene encoding G-rich sequence factor 1 — MSRNSRSLLFLLQRCVAVRKVSTLQTGCKTTCSSSRSSSSSVFSGQCGFIQQPTWTSTSRAVCQLQSAVRTSQYRFCTKAGESCEDEYYPPLSAYQPDPEPERKEVYIMQVKGLLWSCTAQDLLQFFSECRIHEKGIHFTVDGLGRQTGQAFIEIEHEQDVSKALEKHRQYLGPRYVEVYEVSNSDAEAILKKAVHAPAENGVVRIRGLPFSSTEADIVQFFSDLDIVENGITIVTDRKGRNSGEAFVQFSSQDAAVKALQRDRDVIGNRYIEVFPSRSDQIYSSWGKKASLASSHTVPQFANRTASASHTKTGAPSGSPQSSALPLHYVHVRGLPFHVSGEDIVKFFSPLVVSKILLECSPEGRLSGEADVFFSCHQDALTAMSRDRHHIGERYIELFLNSEADSDGRW; from the exons ATGTCTCGTAACAGTAGGTCTCTGTTGTTTTTACTGCAGCGGTGTGTCGCAGTTAGAAAGGTTTCAACGTTACAGACAGGTTGCAAAAcaacatgcagcagcagcaggagcagcagtagtagtgtgTTTTCAGGCCAGTGTGGGTTCATTCAGCAGCCGACATGGACATCAACAAGCCGGGCAGTCTGTCAGCTGCAGTCCGCAGTGAGAACCAGCCAGTACCGCTTCTGTACCAAG GCAGGAGAATCTTGTGAGGATGAATATTACCCACCGCTATCGGCCTATCAGCCTGATCCAGAaccagagaggaaggaggtgtACATCATGCAGGTGAAAGGCCTCCTCTGGTCCTGCACGGCTCAGGACCTCCTGCAGTTCTTCTCAG AGTGTAGGATCCATGAGAAGGGGATCCATTTCACTGTGGATGGACTGGGGAGGCAGACGGGACAAGCCTTCATCGAGATTGAGCACGAACAGGACGTCAGCAAAGCTCTGGAGAAGCACCGACAGTACCTCGGCCCACGATATGTCGAAG tgtatgaAGTCTCGAACAGCGACGCTGAAGCCATCCTGAAGAAAGCCGTCCATGCTCCAGCAGAAAACGGGGTTGTGCGTATCAGAGGCCTCCCCTTCTCCTCCACCGAGGCCGACATCGTCCAGTTCTTTTCAG ATTTGGATATAGTGGAGAATGGGATCACCATAGTCACCGACCGCAAAGGAAGAAACTCTGGAGAGGCCTTTGTGCAATTTTCCTCTCAAGATGCAGCTGTTaaagctctgcagagagacagagatgtcaTCGGTAACAG ATACATCGAGGTGTTTCCCAGCAGAAGTGACCAGATTTATTCGAGTTGGGGCAAGAAGGCGAGTTTAGCTTCTTCTCACACCGTCCCTCAGTTTGCAAACAGGACCGCCTCTGCCTCACACACCAAAACTG GTGCTCCATCAGGATCCCCTCAGAGCTCGGCCCTCCCGCTTCACTACGTCCACGTGAGAGGACTTCCTTTCCATGTGTCCGGAGAAGACATTGTTAAG TTCTTCTCTCCTCTAGTTGTGTCTAAGATCCTGCTTGAATGCAGTCCTGAAGGGAGGCTGAGCGGAGAGGCCGACGTTTTCTTCAGCTGTCACCAGGACGCCTTGACCGCCATGTCCAGAGACAGACACCACATAG gtgaaagATACATCGAGTTATTCCTGAACTCTGAAGCAGACTCTGATGGAAGATG GTGA